In Clostridium sp. SY8519, one genomic interval encodes:
- a CDS encoding FAD:protein FMN transferase, producing the protein MWIKRRYIKRTGVIALAAVMLSLNGCGAAERNQISSVRSSAEEKTAAEGKEKQDTTQATRQIFAMDTYMTVTAYGAQAEQAVSEAETEIKRLDQLWDVTNQKSEIAILNQQGTAFVSNETAEVIRTAVSLNRDTDGAFDITVYPLVDAWGFVTKKFRVPSETEIKKLLKNVNSSGIRIGKKSKVSSGTVKAELRKGVQIDLGGIAKGYTSAKIMKIFQKYGCSSGVVSLGGNVQTYKKKTDGSDWRVGIENPDPTVGQLKNQEYLGTLHVVDKAVITSGGYERYFEKNGKKYHHILDPTTGYPAESGLISVTIVSSDGTRADGLSTSLFVMGKKKALAYWKTHADQFDAILVSEDGSITVTEGLKQSFETDLNYQVESRS; encoded by the coding sequence ATGTGGATAAAGAGAAGATACATAAAAAGAACAGGGGTGATCGCGCTTGCGGCAGTTATGCTTTCCTTAAACGGATGCGGTGCGGCAGAAAGGAATCAAATATCTTCGGTGCGTTCTTCCGCGGAAGAGAAGACTGCTGCAGAAGGAAAAGAAAAGCAGGATACGACACAGGCCACGCGGCAGATTTTTGCCATGGACACCTATATGACGGTGACTGCTTACGGTGCGCAGGCAGAGCAGGCGGTCAGCGAGGCAGAAACTGAAATCAAGAGACTGGATCAGCTCTGGGATGTTACGAATCAGAAAAGTGAAATTGCCATACTGAATCAGCAGGGGACGGCGTTTGTGTCAAATGAAACGGCAGAAGTGATCCGGACCGCGGTTTCCCTGAACCGTGATACAGACGGCGCGTTTGATATCACAGTCTATCCGTTGGTGGACGCATGGGGATTTGTTACAAAGAAATTCCGCGTGCCGTCAGAAACCGAGATTAAGAAGCTTTTAAAGAACGTGAACAGCAGCGGGATCCGGATTGGAAAGAAGTCCAAAGTATCTTCCGGAACAGTCAAGGCAGAACTTCGGAAAGGTGTACAGATTGACCTGGGAGGAATCGCAAAAGGGTATACCTCTGCCAAAATTATGAAGATTTTTCAGAAGTACGGCTGTTCCTCCGGCGTGGTATCCCTCGGCGGAAATGTCCAGACTTATAAGAAAAAAACGGATGGAAGCGACTGGCGGGTAGGTATCGAGAACCCGGATCCAACGGTCGGACAGCTCAAAAACCAGGAGTATCTGGGAACGCTTCATGTGGTGGATAAAGCCGTGATTACTTCCGGCGGTTACGAACGCTATTTTGAGAAAAACGGAAAGAAGTATCATCACATTCTGGATCCGACCACGGGGTATCCGGCGGAAAGCGGCTTGATCAGCGTTACGATTGTGAGTTCAGACGGGACACGGGCAGATGGGCTGTCGACCTCACTTTTTGTTATGGGGAAAAAGAAAGCGCTTGCCTACTGGAAGACCCATGCCGATCAGTTTGATGCCATCCTTGTTTCAGAAGACGGGAGTATCACTGTGACCGAAGGACTGAAGCAATCGTTTGAAACAGATCTGAACTATCAGGTGGAGAGCCGTTCCTAG
- a CDS encoding cytidylate kinase-like family protein, with amino-acid sequence MSRRIITISREFGSGGHFIGEAVAKKLGIAYFDKDIIRQIAEQSGLSPEYILEKAELAPKKGVFDYAYAGRDRTGKSVEDLLYEAQRKVILEIAEKESCVIIGRNADYILKDRTDVLNVFIHGAMPEKVQRICKLYHVTEADAEKMIRNIDKRRRTHYNFYTEQKWGMASNYSLSLNSSALGYAMCEKIIIVCTEL; translated from the coding sequence ATGTCAAGAAGAATCATTACAATCAGCAGAGAATTCGGAAGCGGCGGCCATTTTATTGGCGAGGCGGTGGCAAAGAAACTTGGGATTGCTTACTTTGACAAGGATATTATCCGTCAGATTGCGGAACAGTCCGGGCTGTCACCGGAGTATATTCTGGAAAAGGCAGAATTGGCTCCCAAGAAGGGAGTGTTTGACTATGCTTATGCGGGGCGTGATCGTACGGGAAAATCCGTGGAGGATCTGTTATATGAAGCACAGAGGAAAGTGATTCTGGAAATCGCGGAAAAAGAAAGCTGTGTGATTATCGGACGAAATGCGGATTATATTTTGAAAGACAGAACGGATGTGCTTAATGTATTCATACATGGAGCGATGCCGGAAAAAGTCCAGCGTATCTGCAAGCTGTATCATGTGACGGAAGCAGATGCAGAAAAAATGATCCGCAATATCGATAAAAGACGCAGAACACATTATAATTTCTATACGGAACAAAAATGGGGAATGGCAAGTAATTATTCGCTGTCTTTGAACAGTTCCGCACTGGGGTATGCGATGTGTGAAAAAATCATTATCGTGTGTACAGAACTGTAG
- a CDS encoding MATE family efflux transporter, with protein sequence MGESSKMRDMPVDKLMIQTGIPMILSMALQAVYNIVDSAFVGNMRAGSEAALNALTLVFPVQMLMVAVGIGTGVGTNALLARTLGQGNNKKAARVAGNSLFLGVIIYAVCLLFGIFGVKAYISTQTVDPEVIAMGTGYLRICCVISFGIIFFSLFEKLLQATGRSLYSTIGQVVGAVVNIILDPIMIYGVGPVPEMGVAGAAYATVIGQITSAALLFVFHRKLNREFEHGATYMRPDGKIIREIYAIGLPAIIAQALMSLMVYAMNLILKFNPSAQTAYGLFYKVQQFVLFLAFGLRDAITPIISFAYGMHSKKRVQDGMKYGLIYTIALMVLGVAITEIFPHAFAVLFHTGESRAYFIGAMRIISISFIFAGINVAYQGIYQALDGGMESLVISLLRQLVIILPLAGIFSIFVRNGQAGVSLIWWAFPITELIACLTGFVFLKRIKKNKVERLD encoded by the coding sequence ATGGGAGAAAGCAGCAAGATGAGGGATATGCCGGTAGATAAACTTATGATTCAGACGGGGATACCGATGATTTTATCTATGGCATTGCAGGCAGTCTACAATATTGTAGACAGCGCCTTTGTGGGCAATATGAGAGCAGGCAGTGAGGCGGCACTGAATGCTCTTACGCTGGTATTTCCCGTCCAGATGCTTATGGTAGCAGTTGGAATCGGCACAGGTGTGGGCACAAACGCGCTTCTTGCGAGAACGCTGGGACAGGGAAACAATAAAAAGGCCGCAAGGGTTGCAGGAAACAGTTTGTTTTTGGGAGTGATTATTTATGCGGTCTGCCTGCTGTTTGGAATTTTCGGAGTGAAGGCATATATTTCAACCCAGACGGTTGACCCGGAAGTGATTGCAATGGGAACAGGATATCTTAGGATATGCTGTGTGATTTCTTTTGGGATTATTTTCTTTTCTCTGTTTGAAAAGCTGCTGCAGGCAACCGGCCGCTCGCTTTATTCTACAATCGGACAGGTCGTTGGAGCCGTAGTGAATATTATCCTTGATCCGATTATGATCTATGGGGTCGGTCCTGTTCCTGAAATGGGAGTAGCGGGTGCCGCCTATGCAACTGTCATTGGGCAGATAACATCAGCCGCGCTATTATTTGTTTTTCACCGGAAGCTGAACCGAGAATTTGAACACGGTGCAACATATATGCGGCCGGACGGGAAAATCATCAGGGAAATCTATGCGATCGGACTTCCGGCAATCATTGCGCAGGCGCTGATGTCTCTCATGGTTTATGCGATGAATCTGATTTTGAAATTTAACCCTTCTGCACAGACCGCATACGGACTGTTCTATAAAGTGCAGCAGTTCGTACTGTTCCTTGCGTTTGGACTTAGAGACGCAATTACGCCGATTATATCGTTTGCTTATGGCATGCACAGCAAGAAAAGGGTCCAGGATGGAATGAAATATGGACTGATCTATACGATCGCGCTTATGGTTCTTGGTGTGGCAATTACAGAGATCTTTCCGCATGCGTTTGCGGTTTTGTTTCATACGGGAGAATCCAGAGCGTATTTCATCGGAGCAATGAGAATTATCTCAATCAGTTTTATTTTTGCGGGAATCAATGTGGCATATCAGGGAATTTATCAGGCGTTGGACGGCGGAATGGAGTCGCTTGTGATATCTCTGCTCAGACAGCTTGTGATCATATTGCCGCTGGCAGGGATTTTTTCCATTTTTGTCAGAAATGGACAGGCAGGAGTGTCACTGATCTGGTGGGCATTTCCCATCACGGAACTTATCGCGTGTCTGACTGGATTTGTCTTTTTAAAGAGAATCAAAAAAAATAAAGTGGAACGTCTGGATTAG
- a CDS encoding MFS transporter — MKNNKVKVPAKLALSVVAACLVSFCGLLTETAENIAFPAIMSTFQVSTETVQWLTTANLLVVAMITPLSAFLQRRFQLKQLFIFGTMCFITGTVIAIFSPDFALLLFARLIQGIGTGVGVPIAFCIILEQIPFEKVGTYMGYGALVSAAAPALGPTYGGIVNQTLGWRHIFVILIPILIITLILGIVTIEEKHEPEKVPVDIRGIIYIMLTFLGLVYGFANIGAFQKTPVMVIAAFLIGIAALILFANHCTKCGNPLIDMRIFKNIPFVCHLVAFFLINAIMLGTSFLLPNYLQVALLCESMISGFMLLPGAGLNAVMGPFSGAALDKIGAKLPILTGTVLMTVGIALFAIFGMKLNTGMVIGFYIIFGIGCGIAFGNTMTVGNLRLPVEQKAYGNTCFNTLMQFAGAVGTSVCAALVASSQMQDNSLSHEMKTAAGSTHSFIFLLILALVCLMLQIAGFKKYETAQKE; from the coding sequence ATGAAGAATAATAAAGTAAAGGTACCGGCAAAGCTGGCATTGTCCGTAGTGGCGGCATGTCTGGTGTCATTTTGTGGTTTGCTTACAGAAACAGCAGAAAATATAGCGTTTCCTGCAATTATGAGTACATTTCAGGTATCAACAGAGACGGTTCAGTGGCTTACGACAGCGAATCTGCTGGTTGTGGCCATGATCACCCCTTTGTCAGCGTTTTTGCAAAGACGGTTTCAGTTAAAGCAATTATTTATATTTGGAACGATGTGTTTTATTACGGGAACAGTAATCGCCATTTTTTCTCCTGATTTTGCATTATTACTGTTTGCCAGACTGATTCAGGGAATTGGAACCGGGGTTGGTGTTCCGATTGCGTTCTGCATTATTCTGGAGCAGATTCCATTCGAAAAAGTAGGAACATATATGGGATATGGAGCCCTTGTGTCTGCAGCGGCCCCTGCGCTGGGACCCACATACGGAGGCATTGTCAATCAGACATTAGGCTGGAGACATATCTTTGTGATCTTAATTCCGATTCTGATCATTACGCTGATCCTTGGAATTGTGACAATAGAGGAAAAACATGAGCCGGAGAAAGTACCGGTGGATATCCGCGGGATCATCTATATCATGTTGACGTTCCTGGGACTCGTATATGGGTTTGCCAATATCGGGGCATTTCAGAAAACTCCTGTCATGGTGATCGCGGCTTTCCTCATTGGCATCGCGGCATTGATTTTATTTGCGAACCATTGTACAAAATGCGGGAATCCTCTGATTGATATGAGAATCTTTAAGAATATTCCTTTTGTCTGCCATCTGGTGGCGTTTTTTCTGATCAATGCAATCATGCTGGGAACCAGTTTTCTTTTGCCGAATTATTTGCAGGTGGCGCTCTTATGCGAGTCCATGATTTCAGGATTTATGCTTCTTCCCGGGGCAGGATTAAACGCTGTTATGGGACCGTTCAGCGGAGCCGCACTGGATAAGATTGGCGCAAAACTTCCGATTTTGACCGGAACAGTCCTGATGACAGTAGGCATAGCGCTGTTTGCCATATTCGGAATGAAACTCAATACCGGAATGGTGATTGGATTTTATATTATTTTCGGAATCGGATGCGGAATCGCGTTTGGCAATACCATGACGGTTGGAAATTTAAGGCTTCCGGTGGAGCAGAAAGCATATGGCAATACCTGCTTTAATACGCTTATGCAGTTTGCGGGAGCTGTGGGAACCAGCGTATGCGCAGCACTGGTAGCGTCGTCTCAGATGCAGGATAATTCACTGAGCCATGAAATGAAAACAGCAGCAGGTTCTACCCATAGCTTTATCTTTCTTTTGATACTTGCCCTGGTATGTCTGATGCTTCAGATTGCAGGATTTAAAAAATATGAAACGGCGCAAAAGGAGTAG
- a CDS encoding cytidylate kinase-like family protein, translating to MKYKRKIDKILFAQQETIFKRYDTNVHISFFCIFSKAKETEMKRVITISRQYASGGRTIGKMIADELGIPLYDTQIIKDTMKKTGLSTEIIEASEQRVTNSFLFNLAMSVDDAHNHMKQIEKAEHEIIRGYVEKGPCVIVGRAANFVLEQQEAMNVFVFSSVKSRIAYAVSHYGVDEKQANRMIEQTDRERKRFAMNFYSKEWGNKNNYDLLLNSGRLGIETCVELIVSAVKQTGWGNEE from the coding sequence TTGAAATACAAAAGAAAAATTGATAAAATACTTTTTGCGCAGCAGGAAACGATATTTAAGAGATATGACACAAACGTGCATATCTCTTTTTTTTGTATTTTTAGCAAAGCAAAGGAGACAGAGATGAAAAGAGTAATTACCATCAGCAGGCAATATGCAAGCGGCGGCAGAACGATTGGGAAAATGATAGCCGACGAACTGGGAATCCCGCTATATGATACGCAGATTATTAAAGATACCATGAAAAAAACAGGACTTTCGACAGAAATTATTGAAGCGTCGGAGCAGAGGGTTACCAACAGCTTCCTGTTTAATCTGGCAATGAGTGTAGATGATGCGCATAATCATATGAAACAGATTGAGAAAGCAGAACATGAGATTATCCGGGGGTACGTAGAGAAAGGACCTTGTGTTATTGTGGGCCGAGCAGCTAATTTTGTGTTGGAACAGCAGGAAGCCATGAATGTTTTCGTGTTTTCAAGCGTAAAAAGCAGAATCGCCTATGCAGTAAGCCATTACGGGGTAGATGAAAAACAGGCAAACCGGATGATTGAACAAACAGATCGTGAAAGAAAAAGATTCGCGATGAATTTTTACAGTAAAGAATGGGGCAATAAAAATAACTACGATCTGCTCTTGAATTCCGGAAGACTTGGAATTGAAACATGCGTGGAACTGATTGTAAGTGCAGTAAAACAAACAGGATGGGGAAATGAAGAATAA
- a CDS encoding nitroreductase family protein, translated as MTEFLELAKERYSCRKLSDKPVEEEKVQKILEAALAAPTAHNMQPEKIWVITKKEDIEKIRQATSCTFGAGLFFVVGAKTEEGWVREFDGRSFAAVDASIVGTHIMMEAEDLGLHTTWVGWFDPNVMKKNFPVMEGYDLVAVFPVGYALPEAHPSRLHTDRKKKEDVVTFI; from the coding sequence ATGACAGAATTTCTGGAACTTGCAAAAGAGAGATATTCATGCAGAAAGCTTTCAGACAAGCCAGTGGAAGAGGAAAAAGTGCAGAAGATACTGGAGGCTGCCCTGGCAGCGCCTACTGCGCACAACATGCAGCCGGAGAAAATATGGGTGATCACGAAAAAGGAAGATATTGAAAAAATCAGGCAGGCGACAAGCTGTACTTTTGGCGCAGGACTTTTCTTTGTGGTTGGCGCAAAGACAGAGGAAGGCTGGGTGCGGGAATTCGATGGCCGCAGCTTTGCTGCTGTTGATGCATCAATTGTAGGCACACATATCATGATGGAGGCCGAAGATCTCGGACTGCATACTACATGGGTCGGCTGGTTTGATCCGAATGTGATGAAAAAGAATTTTCCTGTAATGGAAGGATATGATCTGGTCGCTGTATTCCCGGTTGGATATGCGCTTCCGGAAGCACATCCTTCACGTCTGCATACTGACAGGAAAAAGAAGGAAGATGTCGTAACGTTTATATGA
- a CDS encoding pyridoxamine 5'-phosphate oxidase family protein: protein MTNAEKINEWLKECVEQSDAFFLNTVENGKPKSRPVSFHMLIDDVNYFGVGAMKEVYRQMLENPWVELCGLLGNGRQFFRYYGKAVFEQGDRLSKIALEQPGYPVMKKIYAEGSGNRFAVFHLEEAVFEKRAMMSVLETIR from the coding sequence ATGACAAATGCAGAGAAAATAAATGAATGGCTGAAAGAATGTGTGGAACAGTCGGATGCCTTTTTCCTGAATACAGTGGAAAATGGAAAGCCGAAATCAAGACCGGTCAGTTTTCATATGCTGATCGATGACGTCAATTACTTTGGAGTCGGAGCCATGAAAGAAGTTTACCGGCAAATGCTGGAAAATCCGTGGGTGGAGCTATGCGGGCTTCTGGGAAATGGCAGACAGTTCTTCCGCTATTATGGAAAGGCAGTATTTGAACAGGGAGATCGATTATCCAAAATTGCGCTGGAACAGCCCGGATACCCGGTCATGAAAAAAATCTATGCGGAAGGCAGCGGAAATCGTTTTGCGGTATTCCATCTGGAAGAGGCGGTGTTTGAAAAAAGAGCCATGATGTCCGTCCTGGAGACGATTCGATAG
- a CDS encoding esterase: MEFLEYGDADADIILIQPVDAHDLSLMEQEIAAIRENTAEDFRLIACKADDWNRDLSPWKAPAVFGKEEFGDGAAQTLQEILKYCDGCRDRRKTYYIGGYSLAGLFALWAVCQTDLFRGAAAASPSLWFPGFEEFMKERKIKSGTVYLSLGDKEEKTRNPVMATVGDRIRGAEILLKEQGINCILEWNPGNHFKDADQRTAKAFAWVMKQPLE, from the coding sequence ATGGAGTTTTTGGAATACGGAGATGCAGATGCGGATATTATTTTAATTCAGCCGGTGGACGCACACGACCTGAGCCTGATGGAGCAGGAAATCGCCGCGATACGGGAAAATACAGCGGAAGATTTCCGGTTGATTGCCTGTAAAGCAGATGACTGGAACCGGGATCTTTCCCCGTGGAAAGCACCGGCTGTATTTGGAAAGGAAGAGTTCGGGGACGGCGCAGCCCAAACGCTGCAGGAAATCCTGAAGTATTGTGATGGCTGCAGAGACAGAAGGAAAACGTATTACATCGGCGGGTATTCACTGGCCGGGCTTTTTGCGTTATGGGCAGTCTGTCAGACAGATCTGTTTCGCGGTGCCGCAGCGGCGTCGCCTTCTCTCTGGTTTCCCGGATTCGAGGAGTTCATGAAAGAGCGGAAGATTAAGAGCGGAACGGTGTACTTAAGCCTGGGAGACAAAGAAGAAAAAACACGAAATCCAGTGATGGCAACGGTGGGGGACAGAATACGCGGGGCAGAGATTCTGCTGAAAGAACAGGGGATCAACTGTATACTGGAATGGAATCCGGGCAACCATTTCAAAGACGCGGATCAGAGAACGGCAAAGGCGTTTGCCTGGGTGATGAAGCAGCCGCTGGAATGA
- a CDS encoding helix-turn-helix domain-containing protein gives MKTKEELPECPVATAVDLIGGKWKLLILRNLRIRPWRFNELQRSLEGISQKVLTDSLRQMMDDSLVYRQDYHQMPPKVEYGLTDLGKKMQPIIEALAEFGEYYKSVVE, from the coding sequence ATGAAAACAAAAGAAGAATTGCCGGAATGTCCGGTAGCGACAGCGGTAGATTTGATTGGCGGAAAATGGAAATTACTGATCCTGCGAAATCTCAGGATACGTCCATGGAGATTTAATGAATTACAGAGAAGCCTTGAGGGAATTTCTCAGAAGGTCCTTACAGACAGCCTGAGACAGATGATGGATGACAGCCTCGTGTATCGACAGGATTATCACCAGATGCCGCCAAAGGTGGAGTATGGATTGACAGACCTTGGAAAGAAAATGCAGCCGATCATTGAGGCACTTGCGGAATTTGGGGAATATTATAAGTCGGTGGTGGAGTGA
- a CDS encoding cupin domain-containing protein, whose protein sequence is MKTYSKTKIGNEGRVELHDQLGLTGAEISINQMPAGSNVPFVHAHKNNEEIYGILSGKGKAVIDGDEISLEAGDWLRISPAAKRQFFAGDDSSITYICIQVKENSLEGYTMDDAVAY, encoded by the coding sequence ATGAAAACTTACAGCAAAACAAAAATCGGAAACGAAGGAAGAGTTGAACTTCACGACCAGCTTGGTTTAACAGGCGCTGAAATCAGCATTAATCAGATGCCTGCAGGCTCAAATGTACCTTTTGTTCATGCTCACAAAAACAACGAGGAAATCTACGGGATTCTTTCCGGTAAAGGAAAAGCTGTCATCGACGGCGACGAGATCTCTCTCGAAGCAGGAGACTGGCTGAGAATCTCTCCTGCAGCAAAACGTCAGTTTTTCGCTGGTGATGACTCTTCGATCACTTATATCTGTATTCAGGTAAAAGAAAATTCTCTCGAAGGCTATACGATGGATGACGCAGTCGCTTATTAA
- a CDS encoding MIP/aquaporin family protein: MKNAFLGEFIGTFMMLLFGCGSVAVTVLFGSLMGQLQIAVVWGVSIALAIYATRNICCAHFNPAVSVAMVLSGRMAPQKLPVYLAGQLSGAFAGSLLVYGLFAPSIRVYEQTHGIVRGTFASVATAKIFGEYYRQPGSSAQVGMGLAAAAELVGTFILVFVIFCLTENCNVGKPDSSLQPLFIGLTVTVIQCIIAPLTQAGLNPARDFMPRLVALMGGWKSQALPDTSGGFFWVYILAPIVGGILAGMLFTKVIEPSMKKENQPDMCCCGRMEKRQKRRTGSV; this comes from the coding sequence ATGAAAAACGCATTTTTGGGAGAATTTATCGGAACATTTATGATGCTTCTGTTTGGCTGCGGTTCCGTGGCGGTAACGGTGCTTTTCGGCTCGTTGATGGGGCAGCTGCAGATTGCAGTGGTATGGGGCGTGAGCATCGCCCTGGCCATCTATGCCACAAGAAATATCTGCTGTGCCCATTTTAACCCGGCGGTATCTGTGGCAATGGTTCTGTCCGGGCGGATGGCTCCGCAAAAGCTGCCGGTCTATCTGGCCGGACAGCTGAGCGGAGCTTTTGCCGGAAGTCTGCTGGTCTATGGCCTGTTTGCGCCGTCTATCCGGGTTTATGAGCAGACCCATGGAATTGTGCGGGGCACATTCGCGTCTGTGGCTACGGCAAAGATATTCGGGGAGTATTACCGGCAGCCGGGCAGCAGCGCGCAGGTCGGCATGGGACTGGCAGCAGCGGCGGAGCTGGTGGGAACTTTTATTCTGGTGTTTGTGATTTTCTGCCTGACGGAAAACTGCAATGTCGGCAAGCCGGACAGCAGCCTGCAGCCTCTGTTTATCGGCCTGACCGTTACAGTCATTCAGTGCATTATCGCGCCGCTGACCCAGGCGGGGCTGAATCCGGCCAGAGACTTTATGCCGCGGCTGGTGGCGCTGATGGGCGGCTGGAAATCCCAGGCACTTCCGGACACATCCGGCGGCTTTTTCTGGGTCTATATTCTGGCGCCGATTGTCGGAGGGATTCTGGCTGGCATGCTGTTTACCAAGGTGATTGAACCGAGTATGAAGAAGGAAAATCAGCCGGATATGTGCTGCTGCGGACGGATGGAAAAGAGGCAGAAGCGGAGGACGGGATCTGTCTGA
- a CDS encoding GTP-binding protein, whose protein sequence is MSRLYLITGFLGSGKSTFLKNFLRLFQGQKMQMIINEFGREGVDGTLLAQLGIGLEEIAGGSVFCSCRMDQFEKTLQNFVKKDTEVILVEASGLSDPTGVRKLFQNEDRYPEIDYQGAVCLVDAVRFPKIYRKSVTSVKQLAASDLAVINKTDLATEEQLEETRTLIRGQRPDIRILETSYGEIHADILTLLRQAEASAQQDMPLTADLTVKQMTVTLADQIPCTVLEKFLRMFLEVTFRVKGFVRTQEGLMLVNCTGNVPTVEPCRLSVPEEKIGRLTVLSGAGMPMRKRVREAASWYQEYVRGLE, encoded by the coding sequence ATGAGCAGACTTTATCTGATTACCGGATTTCTCGGTTCGGGAAAAAGCACATTTTTAAAAAACTTCCTGCGGCTGTTTCAGGGACAGAAAATGCAGATGATTATCAATGAATTTGGCAGAGAAGGCGTGGACGGCACACTTCTGGCACAGCTTGGCATCGGACTGGAGGAAATCGCGGGGGGATCCGTATTCTGTTCCTGCCGGATGGATCAGTTTGAGAAAACCCTGCAGAATTTCGTGAAAAAAGACACGGAAGTGATTCTGGTGGAGGCTTCGGGTCTGTCGGATCCGACGGGTGTCCGCAAATTGTTTCAGAACGAGGACCGCTATCCGGAGATTGACTATCAGGGGGCGGTGTGTCTGGTGGACGCGGTGCGGTTTCCGAAGATCTACCGGAAATCCGTAACCAGTGTCAAACAGCTGGCAGCCAGCGATCTGGCAGTGATTAACAAGACGGATCTGGCAACGGAAGAGCAGCTGGAAGAAACCAGAACTCTGATCCGCGGCCAGCGGCCGGACATCCGGATACTGGAGACCAGTTACGGAGAAATTCATGCGGACATTCTGACCCTGCTGCGTCAGGCAGAGGCTTCGGCACAGCAGGATATGCCGCTGACAGCAGATCTTACCGTGAAACAGATGACAGTAACGCTGGCCGACCAGATTCCGTGTACCGTACTGGAAAAGTTCCTGCGGATGTTTCTGGAAGTCACCTTCCGGGTAAAAGGATTCGTCCGCACGCAGGAAGGACTGATGCTGGTAAACTGCACCGGCAATGTACCCACAGTGGAGCCCTGCAGGCTTTCGGTGCCGGAAGAGAAAATCGGCAGGCTGACGGTGCTTTCCGGCGCAGGCATGCCCATGCGGAAAAGAGTCAGAGAGGCTGCCTCCTGGTATCAGGAGTATGTGCGCGGCCTGGAATAG